The Corallococcus exiguus genome includes a window with the following:
- a CDS encoding fatty acyl-AMP ligase, which produces MKGPPLPALKHATVNAMLKATSHTSLGLVFVDASEHETSLPWAQVYRRAKRAAAGLARLGVRPGDRVALLLPTSPAFMDAYFGALLAGAVPVPLYPPVRLGRLDEYHRSTARMLQLTGAVVVLTDTRVRLLLGPSMALARPKLGCHTVDAVMHGDEDLEVEVGPDALGLIQFSSGSTVEPKPVALTHGALLAQVAALEVAMPLAPGVMPVGVSWLPLYHDMGLIGCVLAALYYPGSLVLIPPETFLVKPALWLRALSRHRGFVSPAPNFAYGLCLKRVKDADLQGVDLSGWLHALNGAEPVSADTLRRFAERFEKWGFSVRALRPVYGLSEASLAVTFPPAGRGPRELGVDADVLAREGQARDGARTLVSVGAPVAGFEVEVRGEDGTVLPERQVGRVFTKGPSVMRGYFEDAEATARALVGEGWLDTGDLGFSVDGELYLTGRAKDLVIIRGANHAPQAFEDPLLKVDGVRTGCAVALGFTPKGGEDEALLILAERAERGADVASVEADIRAAVVEATGVQPHTVKLLEPGTLPRTSSGKLRRSEALRRYLAGELTAPKKVGAVGLAVEMAKSALAMVRAEHDS; this is translated from the coding sequence GTGAAGGGGCCGCCCCTGCCGGCGCTGAAGCACGCCACGGTGAACGCGATGCTGAAGGCGACGTCGCACACGTCGCTGGGGCTGGTGTTCGTGGACGCGTCAGAGCACGAGACGTCCCTGCCGTGGGCCCAGGTCTACCGGCGGGCGAAGCGCGCGGCGGCGGGGCTGGCTCGGCTGGGCGTGCGTCCGGGAGACCGGGTGGCGTTGCTGTTGCCCACGTCGCCCGCGTTCATGGATGCGTACTTCGGCGCGCTGCTGGCGGGCGCGGTGCCGGTGCCGCTGTATCCGCCGGTGCGGCTGGGGCGGCTGGACGAGTACCACCGCTCGACGGCGCGCATGCTCCAGTTGACGGGCGCGGTGGTGGTGCTGACGGACACGCGCGTGCGGCTGCTCCTGGGCCCGAGCATGGCGCTGGCTCGGCCGAAGCTGGGCTGTCACACGGTGGACGCGGTGATGCACGGCGACGAGGATCTGGAGGTGGAGGTGGGGCCCGATGCGCTGGGGCTCATCCAGTTCTCCTCCGGTTCCACGGTGGAGCCGAAGCCGGTGGCGCTGACGCACGGGGCGCTGTTGGCGCAGGTGGCGGCGCTGGAGGTGGCGATGCCGCTGGCCCCGGGCGTGATGCCGGTGGGCGTGAGCTGGCTGCCGCTGTACCACGACATGGGGCTCATCGGCTGTGTGCTCGCGGCGCTGTACTACCCGGGCAGCCTGGTGCTGATTCCGCCGGAGACTTTCCTGGTGAAGCCGGCGCTGTGGCTGCGCGCGCTGTCGAGGCATCGGGGCTTCGTGTCGCCCGCGCCGAACTTCGCCTATGGGTTGTGTTTGAAGCGGGTGAAGGACGCGGACCTGCAGGGCGTGGACCTGTCCGGGTGGCTGCACGCGCTCAACGGCGCGGAGCCGGTGTCCGCGGACACGCTGCGTCGCTTCGCGGAGCGGTTCGAGAAGTGGGGCTTCTCCGTGCGGGCGCTGCGGCCGGTGTATGGCTTGTCGGAGGCGTCGCTGGCGGTGACGTTCCCCCCTGCGGGCCGGGGGCCGCGCGAGCTGGGCGTGGATGCGGACGTGCTGGCGCGCGAAGGGCAGGCGCGTGATGGGGCACGCACGCTGGTGAGCGTGGGCGCGCCGGTGGCGGGCTTCGAGGTGGAGGTGCGCGGCGAGGACGGCACGGTGTTGCCGGAGCGCCAGGTGGGTCGCGTGTTCACGAAGGGGCCGTCGGTGATGCGCGGCTACTTCGAGGACGCGGAGGCGACGGCGCGGGCGCTGGTGGGGGAGGGCTGGCTGGACACGGGAGACCTGGGCTTCAGCGTGGACGGGGAGCTGTACCTGACGGGCCGCGCGAAGGACCTGGTCATCATCCGGGGCGCGAACCACGCGCCGCAGGCCTTCGAGGATCCACTGCTCAAGGTGGACGGCGTGCGCACGGGCTGCGCGGTGGCGCTGGGCTTCACGCCCAAGGGCGGCGAGGACGAAGCGTTGCTCATCCTGGCCGAGCGCGCGGAGCGGGGCGCGGACGTGGCATCAGTAGAGGCGGACATCCGCGCGGCGGTGGTGGAGGCGACGGGCGTGCAGCCGCACACGGTGAAACTGCTGGAGCCTGGGACGCTGCCTCGCACGTCCAGCGGCAAGCTGCGCAGGAGCGAGGCGCTGCGGCGCTATCTGGCCGGAGAGCTGACGGCACCGAAGAAGGTGGGCGCGGTGGGGCTCGCGGTGGAGATGGCGAAGAGCGCGCTGGCGATGGTGCGCGCGGAGCACGACTCGTGA
- a CDS encoding gamma-glutamylcyclotransferase, protein MASGPAASRPWFAFSLDLAPAAASRHLHGLPPVPDFPEGELAEALDVDVVYDVHVPNWGGRVARLVDAPGHRLSGRLRPVATESWPVLARLETALALATEERPVKVRTASGTVVDAHAFTPAERNASTQGPVSEAFLITLAVAAERARLPAAVVEKLQAEARIVHAVQHARPDGHRPPPPSKSGIK, encoded by the coding sequence ATGGCATCTGGCCCCGCGGCTTCGCGTCCCTGGTTCGCGTTCTCCCTCGACCTGGCTCCGGCCGCGGCGAGCCGGCACCTGCACGGCCTGCCCCCCGTGCCCGACTTCCCCGAGGGCGAACTCGCCGAGGCCCTGGACGTGGACGTCGTCTATGACGTGCACGTGCCCAACTGGGGCGGCCGGGTCGCACGCCTGGTGGATGCTCCCGGACACCGGCTGTCCGGGCGCCTGCGCCCCGTCGCCACCGAGTCCTGGCCCGTCCTCGCCCGCCTGGAGACCGCGCTCGCTCTGGCCACCGAGGAGCGCCCCGTGAAGGTGCGCACCGCCTCTGGCACCGTGGTGGATGCCCACGCCTTCACCCCCGCCGAGCGCAACGCCTCCACGCAGGGGCCCGTCAGCGAGGCCTTCCTGATAACCCTCGCTGTCGCCGCCGAGCGCGCCCGACTGCCTGCCGCCGTCGTCGAAAAACTCCAGGCCGAAGCCCGCATCGTCCACGCCGTCCAGCACGCCCGGCCCGACGGACACCGCCCTCCGCCCCCCTCGAAGTCCGGCATTAAGTGA
- a CDS encoding NAD(P)/FAD-dependent oxidoreductase: MKQHDVVVVGGGPAGLAVAITAARRGLDTVVLERASTPVDKACGEGLMPSGLAALERLGALAHLDRSDSSPFVGIRYVQEDGSTAEGKLPAPGGLGVRRLALSHALATRAREVGVDLREHTHVVSHVRTPDGVTLETPVGRVSARFLVAADGLNSPLRKAEDLEVEQDVPRRYGLRRHFRRVPWTPYVEVHFASGVEAYVTPAGAERVGIAFLWEDGTVPGRVGFDAMLERFPRLAEKLTGAEPDSQPRGAGPLARVARTRIADRFALVGDAAGYVDALTGEGLTLAFACAESLGALLPDALAKGAGRDTLLPYEHTFQQVFRKYAWTTHGLLMLARRPRLRRPVVRLLGRAPWLFERILAAVVT; encoded by the coding sequence GTGAAGCAGCACGACGTGGTCGTGGTGGGCGGAGGCCCGGCCGGTCTCGCGGTGGCCATCACCGCGGCACGGCGCGGGCTGGACACGGTGGTGCTGGAGCGCGCGTCCACGCCCGTGGACAAAGCGTGCGGTGAAGGCCTGATGCCATCCGGCCTCGCGGCGCTGGAGCGGTTGGGCGCGCTCGCGCACCTGGACCGGAGCGACAGCTCGCCCTTCGTCGGCATCCGCTACGTGCAGGAGGACGGCAGCACGGCGGAGGGAAAACTGCCCGCGCCTGGAGGACTGGGAGTCCGCAGGCTGGCCCTGTCCCATGCGCTGGCGACCCGTGCGCGCGAGGTGGGCGTCGACCTGCGCGAGCACACGCATGTCGTGTCGCACGTGCGGACGCCGGACGGGGTGACGCTGGAGACGCCCGTGGGCCGCGTGTCCGCGCGCTTCCTGGTCGCTGCGGACGGCCTGAACTCACCGCTGCGCAAGGCCGAGGACCTGGAGGTGGAGCAGGACGTGCCCCGGCGCTACGGACTGCGGCGCCACTTCCGGCGCGTGCCGTGGACACCCTACGTGGAAGTGCACTTCGCCTCCGGCGTCGAGGCATACGTGACGCCCGCCGGAGCGGAGCGCGTGGGCATCGCGTTCCTGTGGGAGGACGGCACGGTGCCAGGCCGCGTGGGTTTCGACGCGATGCTGGAGCGCTTCCCCCGCCTCGCGGAGAAGCTCACCGGCGCGGAGCCGGACTCCCAGCCACGCGGTGCCGGACCCCTGGCCCGCGTGGCCCGCACTCGCATCGCGGATCGCTTCGCCCTCGTCGGTGATGCCGCCGGCTACGTGGACGCGCTGACAGGCGAAGGGCTCACGCTCGCCTTCGCCTGCGCGGAGTCCCTGGGAGCGCTGCTCCCGGACGCACTGGCGAAGGGCGCTGGCCGCGACACGTTGCTGCCCTACGAGCACACCTTCCAGCAGGTGTTCCGCAAGTACGCCTGGACCACGCACGGCCTGCTGATGCTCGCGCGCCGCCCGCGCCTGCGAAGGCCCGTGGTGCGCCTGCTGGGCCGAGCCCCCTGGCTCTTCGAGCGCATCCTCGCCGCCGTGGTGACGTGA
- a CDS encoding acyl carrier protein: protein MEAVAEIRRIAREELEFEGAVEPAHDLLRDLHLDSLGLTVLAVGLENRFRVLLSEEDAQGVRTVEDLARLVAARVQAAKPDVGVHP, encoded by the coding sequence ATGGAGGCGGTGGCGGAGATCCGCCGCATCGCCCGGGAGGAGCTGGAGTTCGAGGGCGCGGTGGAGCCCGCGCACGACCTCTTGCGCGACCTGCACCTGGACAGCCTGGGGCTGACGGTGCTGGCGGTGGGCCTGGAGAATCGCTTCCGGGTGCTGCTGTCGGAAGAGGACGCGCAGGGCGTGCGGACGGTGGAGGACCTGGCGCGGCTGGTGGCTGCGCGGGTTCAAGCCGCGAAGCCGGACGTGGGAGTGCATCCGTGA
- a CDS encoding isoprenylcysteine carboxyl methyltransferase family protein, which produces MVTGTQALFAGFMVLLVAERLLELVLSKRNAARAFERGGVETGQGHYRFMVVFHTLFLVACVAEVFGLQRPFWGVWSWAALAGAAVAQGLRYWAIGTLGDRWNSRIIVVPGLAPVTGGPYRFLRHPNYVAVVLELFCVPLIHGAWVTAVVFTVGNAALLYVRIRAEEAALGAMYSEAFAHRPRFIPEVRRG; this is translated from the coding sequence ATGGTGACCGGAACGCAGGCGTTGTTCGCGGGCTTCATGGTGCTGCTCGTCGCGGAGCGGCTGTTGGAGCTGGTGCTCTCCAAGCGCAACGCGGCGCGAGCCTTCGAGCGGGGCGGGGTGGAGACGGGGCAGGGGCACTACCGGTTCATGGTCGTGTTCCACACGCTCTTCCTCGTCGCGTGCGTCGCGGAGGTGTTTGGACTCCAGCGTCCCTTCTGGGGCGTGTGGAGCTGGGCGGCGCTGGCGGGCGCGGCGGTGGCTCAGGGGCTGCGGTACTGGGCCATCGGGACGCTGGGCGACCGGTGGAACTCGCGCATCATCGTGGTGCCGGGGCTGGCGCCTGTGACGGGCGGGCCGTACCGGTTCCTGCGTCATCCGAACTACGTGGCGGTGGTGTTGGAGTTGTTCTGCGTGCCGCTCATCCACGGGGCGTGGGTGACGGCGGTGGTATTCACGGTGGGCAACGCGGCGCTGCTCTACGTGCGCATTCGCGCGGAGGAGGCGGCGCTCGGAGCGATGTACTCCGAGGCCTTCGCCCACCGTCCCCGCTTCATTCCGGAGGTTCGCCGTGGCTGA